The genomic window TCTTCGTCGGAATTGAGCGCAGATAAACAATAAGCAGAAATGAATTTCGTGTTCTTTTCCCGGTcagagagaagagatttgGAATTGAAATAAATGTTTAGATCATATTGAATTAGCGtattcattaattaattaactcTTATCGTTACGTTTTAAAACAAATCGCTACTCGTAgcaagttattattattaatgggcttttaaaaacaaaggcCCAATAGATAAATATGAGACGTCAAAATAAatctttagacaaaaaaacacaaacacaacagCCGTCGTTGCAAAATCTGTCAGGACATGTGCTCTTCGATGGTCGGAGGCATtgtgaagaagttgttgattTCACTTGGAAAGTCTAGCTCTGCCTTGGTCAGCGGCAAACTTTTGAAGAAGTTGTAGATTCGACTTGGTATGTCACTGCGAAGAAACTGGGAAATAGGCCAACTGGGcattcaaaacttaaaaccaaatcTGTAATGGAACCAAGCAAACGACAAGACAAACGACCACCGCACAAAACGAAGCCAGTGGATCGTCACGCGATGTCAATATCGACTTGAACCTTTCCACTTGTGAGTCAGCATAATCCATCATGTACAACAATTTCTCCGACATCTTCATCAACCTTTCGTGCCTCAACCTCAAAATCTCATTATCTGCGCtagtcatatttttttatacgagaaat from Arabidopsis thaliana chromosome 3, partial sequence includes these protein-coding regions:
- a CDS encoding uncharacterized protein (unknown protein; Has 30201 Blast hits to 17322 proteins in 780 species: Archae - 12; Bacteria - 1396; Metazoa - 17338; Fungi - 3422; Plants - 5037; Viruses - 0; Other Eukaryotes - 2996 (source: NCBI BLink).), with product MPSWPISQFLRSDIPSRIYNFFKSLPLTKAELDFPSEINNFFTMPPTIEEHMS